The Streptomyces sp. NBC_00510 genomic interval GGGTACGTCCTCGTCACGATGAGCCGCCAGGCGGTCTACCTCGGGCACGGCCGCGAGGCCGTCCAGCTCGCGCGGGTCGCCCAGCAGGGCGTCGCCGGCGGTGCCCCGCCGGTCGTGCAGGCGCTCTTCCACGCCGCGGAGGCACGCGGCCACGGGCTGCTCGGCGAGGTCCGTGCCTGCACGGCGGCACTGGTGCGGGCCGAACGCGCCCTGGAGGCGGTGAGGAACGGCGACGACGTCCCGTCCTGGGCGCGCTTCTTCGACGAGGCCCAGCTCGCTGACGAGTTCGGCCACTGCCACCGTGACCTCGGCCAGTACCGCGCGGCCTCGCAGCACGCCGAACGCTCGCTGCAACTGCGCGGCCACGCGTACGCGCGCAGCCGCGTCTTCTGCCGCACGGTACTGGCCGCCGCGCGCCTCGGTCTCGGCGAGGTCGACGCCGCCTGCGCCCTCGGCGCGGAGGCCATGCAGGCCGCGGTCGAGATGCGGTCGCTCCGCGCCGTCGAGTACGTCCGCGACTTCAGCCGCCGTCTCGAAACCCACCGCGACGCCGCCCCCGTCCGCGCCTTCCACGACCGCGCCGCCGCGCTGGGCGTCCCGGCGGGGTGACACCGGTCGGCGGCGCGGGGATGCCGCCGGGTGCACGGGACCGCGCGGCGGCCGGAGGGCGGCGTACCCACGGGGGGCATGCTGCCGTCGGTTCACCCGGGCCCCACGGTCGTCGGGGTCCGGCCCCGACGGGTTCGCGCGGGCGCGTGGGGGGTCCGGCGGTCGCAGGGGGCCTGCTTACCGGCCTGGCGCGGTCCGTGGAGCGGCGGGGGGCTCCGCAGGCCCAGGTTGCCGGGCGCGCCGGACAGCGCGGCGGCCGGAGGACGGCGCACCCATGTCGGATGGCCGCAGAGACCGGGCGGCCGCAGGGGGAGGCACGGGCCGCGCGGGGTGTCTCAGGTGGGAGCCCTCGGTCGCCGGGCCACCGATCCGGCAGCTACTCGACGGTGGCGAAGGGGACCGCGCCGGTGCGCGGCCGCCGTGTCGTTCCACCGAGGCTCCGCCCCGTCCGCGCGTCCACGACCGGCGGAGTGCCGCCTGCCCCGACGGGTTGGCGCCGGGGCAGGCCGGGCACGTCGGCACGGCTTCGGGCGGCGCAGGGTGTGCCGCCGCGCCGGCCCCCGGGCGGGGTCAGGCGGCCAGGGGTTCGGCGGGGGGCGCCGGGGGGAGGCCGACGTCGCGGAGGAGGCGCTGGGCCGCGCGGCGGCCGGAGAGCAGGGCGCCCTGGACGGTGCTGGTGTCCCGGTGGTCACCGCAGACGTAGAGGCCCTGCAGGATCCGCACCGGGCGGCGCAGGTCGTGCGGGGCCGTCATCGCGGGGAGCGCCTCGGCGTCGTGGTGGACGGCGAGCAGCTCCCACGCCGCCGTGGACGTGCCGTAGAGCTCCGCGAGGTGGGCCCGGACGGCGATGTCGTCCGGGGCGGGGGCGGCGGCGCGGCCGAGCAGTACGGAGGTGACCAGGGCGCGGCCCACGGGGGCGCGGGAGGGGTCGACGAGGCTGGCCGGAAACGTGTGGGAGACCGGTCCGCGCCGGTCCGCGTCCAGGACGAGCGCGGGCTGCTTCAGCGGTGCCGCGGGCGCGGCGTGGTGCAGGACGGTGACGCCGTGGAAGGCGGGGACCCGCAGTCCCGGCAGCAGTCCGGCCGCCGCGCGGGCCCCGGTGGCGACGACCACGGCCCGGCACGGGATCTCGTCCCCGCCCGCGGTGCGGACGCCGTTGGTGGCCGCGGCGACCGCCCGCACCCCGGTGCGGACCGTCCCCGGCGGCAGCGCGGCCGCCAGGGCCTGCGGCACCGTCACGGCGCCGCCCGCCGGCAGGCACGTACGGCCGAGGGCGAAGCCGCGCAGGACCAGGTCGGCGACCCGGCTGGACG includes:
- a CDS encoding FAD-dependent oxidoreductase, with the translated sequence MIGAGLAGLSAAHHLTGAGLTVTVLEAEDRVGGRMATEKVDGFLLDRGPQLLSTSYPELRRTAVLRGVQLRPLSPGVLVRAAGRGYRVGDPRGALAAARAPIGSPLDKARLRTALNRLADAPVERLLDRPETTAAAALASRGFAPRTVDGYLRPLLSALLCDPDLTTSSRVADLVLRGFALGRTCLPAGGAVTVPQALAAALPPGTVRTGVRAVAAATNGVRTAGGDEIPCRAVVVATGARAAAGLLPGLRVPAFHGVTVLHHAAPAAPLKQPALVLDADRRGPVSHTFPASLVDPSRAPVGRALVTSVLLGRAAAPAPDDIAVRAHLAELYGTSTAAWELLAVHHDAEALPAMTAPHDLRRPVRILQGLYVCGDHRDTSTVQGALLSGRRAAQRLLRDVGLPPAPPAEPLAA